In Thiospirochaeta perfilievii, a single window of DNA contains:
- a CDS encoding HEAT repeat domain-containing protein, producing the protein MEYDHSRFSLCWGAYIGGVLKDKTEGIDLVVWSNFHIINIHIILLLSIVLVIIGLIIISTVSENKSKPLKFVVSRVVRPGVFRTFSNMGTLSGTTNSNRIEKTLRAIDGDSNDIALDDIIARLYDPDSDVREEAARALGRIKSIEAVEPLIKELDDENSTIRSQAALSLGKIGDTNALPSLFNALDSDSEDVQNASVKALGMLGSDESIKNLLKLFRTDSEKLTANGAVAISQLGVLEAAWDIIPKMHTSQNPVLASQLAIAVGNLLGKPGEFYKFITGKNSNRSSHIKSLFTDVIKNSDRLIASCSPYRLSSDSKKKLLIRLKKVEGLFSEHRLSESFALLDICVKTIVKTILHSNHELKKERYLEELFPLDEKIGLWWWFVTQAEEFLETSTDEIIKIDILLTLYFINTFKGRK; encoded by the coding sequence TTGGAATATGACCATAGTAGGTTTAGTCTCTGCTGGGGGGCCTATATTGGAGGGGTATTAAAGGATAAAACAGAAGGAATTGATCTTGTTGTATGGAGTAACTTTCATATAATTAACATTCATATTATTTTACTACTATCTATTGTTTTAGTTATCATAGGATTAATTATAATCTCAACAGTTAGTGAGAATAAGAGTAAACCCCTAAAATTTGTTGTTAGTAGAGTTGTTCGCCCAGGAGTATTTAGAACTTTTTCAAATATGGGAACACTAAGTGGTACAACTAACTCAAATAGAATAGAGAAGACATTAAGGGCTATTGATGGAGACTCTAATGATATTGCCCTAGACGATATAATTGCCAGACTGTACGACCCAGACTCTGATGTTAGGGAAGAGGCCGCAAGGGCTTTAGGAAGGATTAAAAGTATAGAGGCTGTAGAGCCTTTAATAAAAGAACTAGATGATGAAAACTCAACAATTAGAAGTCAGGCCGCTTTATCCCTTGGAAAAATTGGAGATACAAACGCCCTTCCATCCCTATTTAACGCCCTTGATTCAGACTCGGAAGATGTACAAAATGCATCGGTTAAAGCACTTGGAATGTTAGGAAGTGATGAATCTATTAAAAACCTATTAAAGCTATTTAGAACAGACTCAGAAAAACTTACAGCAAATGGTGCTGTTGCCATATCTCAACTTGGAGTTTTAGAGGCGGCATGGGATATAATACCAAAAATGCATACATCACAAAACCCGGTTTTAGCTAGTCAGCTGGCTATTGCTGTTGGAAACCTATTAGGAAAACCAGGGGAGTTTTACAAGTTTATTACAGGGAAAAACAGTAATAGATCCTCCCATATTAAAAGTCTTTTTACAGATGTAATTAAAAACTCAGACAGGTTAATTGCCTCTTGCAGCCCATATAGACTCTCATCGGACTCTAAAAAGAAACTACTAATAAGACTTAAAAAGGTAGAGGGATTGTTCTCTGAACATAGGCTTTCAGAATCCTTTGCTCTATTGGATATATGTGTAAAAACTATTGTTAAAACAATCCTACACTCTAATCATGAACTCAAAAAAGAGCGTTACCTAGAGGAGTTATTTCCCTTAGATGAGAAAATTGGTCTTTGGTGGTGGTTTGTAACCCAGGCAGAAGAGTTTTTAGAAACTTCTACCGATGAAATAATTAAGATAGATATATTATTAACTCTCTACTTTATAAATACATTTAAGGGGAGAAAATAG
- a CDS encoding GNAT family N-acetyltransferase, translating to MESILISSNEFIVRLADLKNPEDIFSIIKVLDNYKKDSMGSSPPYTIKEREILANKFRDHPNLLVFLIFSKKELVGGAVCFTTFSTFLVGDVINIHDICILKKFRGLGFGRLLMEFIINKARELTCAKVTLEVREDNSVARNLYSSLGFKESTPVMNFWSKKISYNSGPYWK from the coding sequence ATGGAATCGATATTGATAAGTTCAAATGAATTTATAGTCCGTTTAGCAGATCTAAAGAATCCAGAGGATATATTTTCCATTATAAAAGTCCTGGATAATTATAAAAAAGATTCCATGGGAAGCTCTCCTCCTTATACTATAAAAGAGAGGGAGATTTTAGCTAATAAATTCAGGGATCATCCCAATCTTTTAGTTTTCCTCATATTCTCAAAAAAAGAGTTAGTGGGGGGTGCTGTATGTTTTACTACTTTTAGCACCTTTTTGGTAGGTGATGTTATAAATATCCACGATATATGTATTCTAAAAAAGTTTAGAGGCCTAGGCTTTGGCAGACTATTAATGGAGTTTATAATAAATAAGGCTAGGGAGTTAACCTGTGCTAAGGTAACCCTTGAAGTAAGGGAGGATAACAGTGTAGCAAGAAACTTATACTCCTCCCTTGGTTTTAAAGAGTCTACTCCAGTTATGAACTTTTGGAGCAAGAAGATAAGTTACAATTCTGGACCTTATTGGAAGTAA
- a CDS encoding sigma-54 interaction domain-containing protein yields MSECKKDECKERHSKNLSLLLKIASKMTPGEDLKDLLPKLMNFMGEDLGIIRGMVSIFNRKNSSIIVSSSFGMTDEEKSKGIYQLGEGITGKVVESGEAIVIPDITSDERFLNRTGSSGMDKKIAFICVPVKTTSEVIGSLSIDKPYDERRFIDDDLKILKIITTMISKSVQLHRAIHEEQTLSMENNRLQDSLKQKYNPKNIIGNSSIMQNMYELIEKISKTSSTAIIFGESGSGKELVAQAIHYSSDRATKPFVTFNCAALPESLIESELFGHGKGAFTGAITEKEGKFQAADGGSIFLDEVGELSLTAQSKLLRVLQEREIEKVGTNEQVKIDVRVIAATHRDLLQLVEDGEFRLDLYYRLNVFPIMVPPLRDRKTDIPLLVDMFIKKYSEITNNLVTRISTPAIDMLMSYHWPGNVRELENCIERAVILAEDEVIHGYNLPPSLQTIGNVIPEDSGKLQRHLDLVEYEFVIEELKRTRGKIRAAATNLGITYRQFGLRVEKYGIDIDKFK; encoded by the coding sequence ATGAGTGAGTGTAAAAAAGATGAATGTAAAGAGCGTCATAGTAAAAACCTATCATTGTTACTCAAAATAGCCTCAAAAATGACTCCAGGAGAAGATTTGAAGGATCTTTTACCCAAATTAATGAATTTTATGGGGGAAGATCTTGGAATTATACGGGGAATGGTCTCAATATTTAATAGGAAGAATTCAAGTATTATAGTCTCTTCTTCCTTTGGGATGACAGATGAGGAGAAGTCTAAGGGTATATATCAGCTAGGTGAGGGAATAACTGGGAAAGTTGTAGAGAGTGGAGAGGCTATTGTCATTCCAGATATTACAAGTGATGAGAGGTTTTTAAATAGAACCGGTAGCTCTGGAATGGATAAAAAAATTGCATTTATATGTGTTCCTGTAAAAACAACCTCGGAAGTAATAGGCTCACTTAGTATCGATAAACCCTATGATGAGAGAAGGTTTATAGATGATGATTTAAAAATCTTAAAAATAATTACTACCATGATCTCTAAATCTGTACAGTTACATCGGGCCATACACGAGGAACAGACACTATCCATGGAGAATAATAGGTTACAAGATAGTTTAAAACAGAAATACAATCCTAAAAATATAATTGGAAACTCTAGCATTATGCAGAATATGTATGAACTTATAGAGAAAATATCAAAAACAAGTTCTACTGCAATTATATTTGGAGAGAGTGGATCTGGTAAAGAGTTAGTTGCCCAGGCTATACACTACTCCAGTGATAGAGCAACAAAACCTTTTGTTACTTTTAACTGTGCTGCATTACCAGAGTCCTTAATCGAGAGTGAACTTTTTGGTCATGGTAAAGGTGCTTTTACCGGTGCCATAACAGAGAAAGAGGGGAAGTTCCAAGCAGCAGATGGAGGGTCGATATTCTTAGATGAGGTAGGGGAGTTATCCCTTACAGCCCAGTCAAAACTACTCCGTGTATTACAGGAGAGGGAGATTGAGAAAGTAGGAACAAATGAGCAGGTTAAAATTGATGTTAGAGTTATAGCCGCAACCCATAGAGATCTGCTTCAGTTAGTTGAAGATGGAGAGTTTAGACTCGACCTCTATTATAGGCTAAATGTTTTTCCAATAATGGTGCCTCCTCTTAGGGACAGAAAAACGGATATTCCCTTATTAGTGGATATGTTTATTAAAAAATATTCGGAAATTACAAATAATTTGGTTACTCGAATATCTACCCCAGCTATAGATATGTTAATGTCATACCATTGGCCTGGAAATGTTAGAGAACTGGAAAACTGTATAGAGCGAGCTGTAATTTTAGCTGAGGATGAAGTTATACATGGTTACAACCTTCCTCCATCACTACAGACAATTGGAAATGTTATACCTGAAGATAGTGGGAAGTTACAACGTCATTTAGACCTTGTAGAGTATGAGTTTGTAATTGAAGAGCTTAAAAGAACCCGTGGTAAAATTAGGGCTGCAGCAACTAACCTTGGAATAACATATAGACAGTTTGGTTTAAGGGTTGAGAAGTATGGAATCGATATTGATAAGTTCAAATGA
- a CDS encoding LeuA family protein has translation MALILLLVSMDVEIVDTTLRDGEQAPGISFSTKEKWDIVESLTDIGIDEIEAGIPRMGSKEFDFVKSLGRESLHTRVSAWSRFNLDDVKQVYKTGVNTIHISIPVSYYHTPYQLGSWQKVIGRVDSILDYSLEHFENVSIGIQDSFRSPEERVLELCSIAQDKKLYRIRFSDTVGSSMPLDVYNLILKYRTLFMGKIDFHGHNDLGLALGNSIMALEAGANSVNVTINGIGERAGNTPLEQLAFTLDMHKNLKSKIKINRIKPLCSLVSKYTGRVIPLDQPIVGKNAFTHESGIHGHTLLKNPLAYQPFIPEEKGLSKYRLVVGSHSGKSNVLNILNSFGVNTNIKNLEKFMYKFKYEARKKHNFLTRDEVLKIYNSEYLGDLI, from the coding sequence TTGGCACTAATATTGCTTTTAGTAAGTATGGATGTTGAAATTGTTGATACAACCCTAAGGGATGGAGAACAAGCTCCGGGTATAAGCTTTTCTACTAAAGAGAAGTGGGACATTGTAGAGTCATTAACGGATATTGGTATAGATGAGATCGAAGCTGGTATTCCTAGAATGGGCTCTAAAGAGTTTGATTTTGTTAAATCCCTAGGTAGAGAGAGTTTACATACAAGGGTCTCAGCGTGGTCAAGATTCAATCTTGATGATGTAAAACAGGTGTATAAAACTGGTGTTAATACAATTCATATATCCATTCCTGTTTCATATTATCACACTCCCTATCAATTAGGTTCATGGCAGAAAGTTATTGGTAGGGTTGATTCTATCTTGGATTACTCTTTAGAACATTTTGAGAATGTCTCTATTGGAATCCAGGATAGTTTTAGATCTCCAGAAGAGAGAGTGTTAGAACTTTGTTCAATAGCACAGGATAAAAAGCTTTATAGAATACGGTTTTCCGATACAGTTGGATCATCTATGCCTCTAGATGTATATAATCTTATATTAAAGTATAGAACTCTTTTTATGGGCAAAATTGATTTCCATGGACATAATGACCTAGGGCTGGCTCTGGGAAATTCTATTATGGCTTTAGAAGCTGGTGCAAACTCTGTAAATGTTACCATTAATGGAATTGGGGAGAGGGCAGGGAATACACCCTTAGAGCAGTTGGCTTTTACCTTAGATATGCATAAAAATCTAAAATCAAAAATCAAAATTAATAGGATAAAGCCCCTGTGTTCCTTAGTTTCTAAATATACAGGAAGGGTTATTCCCCTAGATCAACCTATTGTTGGAAAAAACGCTTTTACCCATGAATCTGGTATACACGGGCATACACTTTTAAAAAACCCTTTGGCATACCAACCATTTATTCCTGAGGAAAAGGGGTTATCTAAGTATAGGTTAGTTGTTGGTTCACACTCAGGGAAGTCCAATGTACTAAATATTCTAAATAGTTTTGGAGTTAACACTAATATAAAAAACTTGGAGAAGTTTATGTATAAATTTAAGTATGAAGCTCGGAAAAAGCACAATTTTTTAACAAGGGATGAGGTTTTAAAGATTTATAATTCGGAATATTTAGGAGATCTTATATGA
- a CDS encoding radical SAM protein yields MSKINSKGLDTAKHPCFNKEAAKTYGRVHLPVAPACNVQCNFCNRDYDCVNESRPGVTSSILSPGQASWFFDEISKEIPISVAGIAGPGDPFANSEQTINTMRLIRREHPDAILCVSTNGLNVLPSINDLAEIGVSHVTITVNAIKAEIGALIYDWIKVGKRIFRGIEGATLLLENQLAAIASLKDHGITVKVNSIVIPGINDHHIVDIAKEMTKRGVDIFNCIPMIPVEGATFGSLEEPDHDMMFDIKNRAGKYLPQMKHCQRCRADAVGKLTDKDSSKWAGLMQHASKMSIFPNENRPYIAVASREGYLINQHLGEASSLAVYEQVDGKVLLKERRITTKPGGGQSRWESLADGFTDCKAIILNGIGERPKRVLESKGIKVYQIEGLLDDAVNKAFNGQSLSPMACRSKECGVACSGSGGGCS; encoded by the coding sequence ATGAGTAAAATAAATAGTAAAGGTTTAGATACAGCAAAACATCCGTGTTTTAACAAAGAAGCTGCAAAAACTTATGGAAGAGTTCATCTTCCTGTAGCTCCAGCATGTAATGTTCAGTGTAATTTTTGCAATAGAGATTATGACTGTGTAAATGAATCAAGACCAGGGGTTACTAGTTCAATTCTATCACCAGGACAAGCCTCATGGTTCTTTGATGAAATATCAAAGGAGATACCAATATCCGTTGCAGGTATAGCAGGTCCAGGAGATCCCTTTGCTAACTCGGAGCAGACCATAAATACTATGAGACTTATACGAAGAGAACATCCAGATGCTATTTTGTGTGTCTCTACAAACGGTCTAAATGTTCTACCATCTATAAATGACTTAGCTGAGATTGGGGTAAGCCATGTAACTATAACTGTTAATGCTATAAAAGCCGAAATAGGAGCTTTAATATATGACTGGATCAAGGTAGGAAAACGAATATTTAGGGGAATTGAGGGAGCAACTCTTCTTCTTGAAAATCAATTAGCTGCCATAGCATCTTTAAAGGATCATGGGATTACAGTAAAGGTGAACTCTATAGTAATCCCTGGGATTAATGACCACCACATTGTTGATATTGCAAAGGAGATGACTAAAAGAGGAGTGGATATTTTTAACTGTATTCCAATGATTCCTGTCGAAGGAGCAACTTTTGGCTCCCTTGAAGAACCAGACCATGACATGATGTTTGATATAAAAAATAGAGCAGGAAAGTACCTTCCCCAGATGAAACATTGCCAAAGGTGTAGGGCCGATGCAGTTGGAAAACTAACAGATAAAGATAGCTCTAAATGGGCTGGATTAATGCAACACGCATCTAAAATGTCTATTTTTCCTAATGAAAATAGGCCATATATAGCAGTTGCATCTAGGGAGGGGTATTTAATTAATCAGCACCTAGGTGAGGCAAGTAGTTTAGCAGTATATGAACAGGTAGATGGAAAAGTTTTATTAAAAGAGAGGCGAATTACCACAAAACCAGGAGGTGGTCAATCAAGGTGGGAGAGCTTAGCAGATGGTTTTACAGACTGCAAAGCCATTATTTTAAACGGTATTGGAGAAAGACCTAAGAGGGTTTTAGAGTCCAAAGGGATAAAGGTCTACCAAATTGAAGGACTCTTAGACGATGCGGTAAATAAGGCATTTAATGGCCAATCTTTAAGTCCAATGGCTTGTAGAAGTAAAGAGTGCGGTGTTGCATGTAGTGGCTCCGGTGGTGGTTGTAGTTAA
- a CDS encoding nitrogenase component 1 produces the protein MIEDDYVSTTNPCKVCSPLGVSLAVKGIEGAMSIMHGSQGCATYIRRYMISHFKEPLDIASSSFSETSAIFGGKSNLKSAILNVKQKYDPKLIAVSATCLSETIGDDVAAYCRECNKEVDGEILAITPPPFGGAHLSGYYAAVTSLVKEKKREKEKIQSLNIFPSIYSTADLRYLKQLVASYFDNFMVMPDYSETLDGGIWGEYLPIAPGGTPLKKIGASYLADFSIGFSPFLEDGINPGKTLESENGVEYFPLRPPIGVRGCDDLTQLLCKKSGNRTNQYYLKERARLIDAYADSHKYTFGKRAVVYGDADFVAGIASFLDEVGITPVICACGTPFKEFEKYIKSCLEFTAPEVIKADVDFKTLDDLLEGVEIDLIIGNSKGYKIARDRDIPFVRCGFPIHDRIGGPRFLHIGYKGAMNLLDHVTNTLLTAKQDASPVGYAYQ, from the coding sequence ATGATAGAAGATGATTATGTATCAACAACAAATCCTTGTAAAGTTTGCTCACCATTAGGAGTAAGTCTGGCGGTAAAGGGGATTGAAGGAGCTATGTCTATAATGCACGGCTCCCAGGGCTGTGCTACTTATATAAGAAGGTATATGATTAGCCATTTTAAGGAACCCTTGGATATTGCCTCCTCTAGTTTTAGTGAGACTTCTGCTATTTTTGGTGGAAAAAGCAATCTTAAATCCGCAATTTTAAATGTAAAACAAAAGTATGACCCTAAACTTATAGCTGTATCTGCAACATGTCTATCAGAAACAATAGGGGATGATGTTGCTGCATATTGTAGGGAGTGTAATAAAGAAGTTGATGGGGAAATCCTTGCAATTACACCTCCTCCCTTTGGTGGTGCCCACTTAAGTGGATATTATGCTGCTGTAACTAGTTTAGTAAAAGAAAAAAAGCGGGAAAAAGAGAAGATTCAAAGTTTAAATATATTCCCATCAATTTATTCTACAGCGGATCTAAGGTATTTAAAGCAGTTAGTTGCCTCCTATTTTGATAACTTTATGGTTATGCCCGACTACTCAGAGACCTTAGATGGTGGGATATGGGGGGAGTATCTGCCTATAGCCCCTGGAGGAACCCCACTTAAAAAAATAGGCGCTAGTTATCTTGCCGACTTCTCAATTGGGTTTAGCCCATTTTTAGAGGATGGGATCAATCCTGGTAAAACTCTAGAAAGTGAAAATGGAGTAGAATATTTTCCTTTAAGACCTCCTATAGGTGTTAGAGGGTGCGATGATCTTACTCAACTGTTATGTAAAAAAAGTGGAAATAGAACTAATCAATACTACTTAAAAGAGAGGGCACGATTAATAGATGCCTATGCAGATAGTCATAAATATACATTTGGAAAAAGAGCTGTTGTTTATGGTGATGCGGACTTTGTTGCAGGCATAGCATCTTTCTTGGATGAGGTAGGAATTACTCCAGTTATTTGTGCCTGTGGAACTCCATTTAAAGAGTTTGAGAAATATATTAAAAGCTGTTTAGAGTTTACAGCCCCTGAAGTAATTAAGGCAGATGTTGATTTTAAAACATTGGATGACTTATTAGAGGGAGTTGAAATTGACCTGATAATTGGTAATAGCAAGGGGTATAAGATTGCAAGGGATAGAGATATCCCCTTTGTTCGGTGTGGTTTCCCAATTCATGACAGAATTGGAGGGCCAAGATTTCTACATATAGGGTATAAAGGAGCCATGAATCTTTTAGATCATGTAACTAATACTCTTTTAACTGCAAAACAGGATGCATCTCCAGTTGGATATGCTTATCAATAA
- the nifE gene encoding nitrogenase iron-molybdenum cofactor biosynthesis protein NifE encodes MSSSLLNERKDQVWIKSEKEGTLTCDKESLAGAVSQRACVFCGSRVVLYPVADALHIVHGPIGCASFTWDIRGSLSSGPELHRLSFSTDLKEKDVVFGGEKKLERALLKLIEEHKPKATFVFATCITGIIGDDIGAVCKKVGLKVGIPVIPVHSEGFKGTKKDGYKAACDALAKIVGTGDISQVPKLSINILGEFNLAGEAWMIQKYYEQMGIEVVSILTGDGRVEKISKSHGASLNVVQCSGSLSYLAKQMEEDYGIPYKRVSYFGIEDMSKALYDVADFFSDYPGVREKAESVVRDELSRIIPEIEKYKRILAGKRAAVYVGGAFKAFSLIKALKLIGMSVVIAGSQTGNREDYEQLKILSDPGCIIVDDSNPLELSDFVIAKRADLFIGGVKERPIAFKLGIGFCDHNHERKIALAGYKGMINFFKEVHDSVMSPVWNFSPRKFGQLGEIL; translated from the coding sequence ATGAGTTCATCATTATTAAATGAGAGAAAAGATCAGGTATGGATCAAATCAGAAAAAGAGGGAACCTTAACATGCGATAAAGAATCTTTGGCAGGAGCAGTTAGCCAAAGAGCGTGTGTTTTTTGTGGATCCCGAGTTGTTTTGTATCCAGTAGCTGATGCTCTCCATATTGTCCACGGACCAATTGGATGTGCATCATTTACCTGGGATATAAGAGGAAGTTTAAGTTCAGGACCAGAGCTACACCGTCTTAGCTTCTCCACGGATTTAAAGGAGAAAGACGTAGTATTTGGTGGAGAAAAAAAACTAGAGAGAGCCTTATTAAAACTTATAGAAGAACACAAACCAAAAGCTACATTTGTATTTGCAACATGCATTACAGGAATAATTGGGGATGATATTGGTGCTGTTTGTAAAAAAGTTGGCCTTAAAGTTGGAATCCCGGTAATCCCTGTTCATTCAGAGGGCTTTAAGGGGACAAAAAAAGATGGATACAAAGCTGCCTGCGATGCCTTAGCAAAAATAGTAGGTACAGGGGATATTTCACAAGTTCCAAAACTAAGCATCAATATTCTTGGGGAGTTTAATCTAGCCGGAGAAGCTTGGATGATACAAAAATATTATGAACAAATGGGAATCGAAGTAGTATCTATATTAACCGGGGACGGTAGAGTTGAAAAAATTAGTAAATCCCATGGAGCAAGTCTAAATGTTGTTCAGTGCTCAGGTTCACTATCCTACCTTGCGAAACAGATGGAAGAGGATTACGGAATCCCCTACAAAAGAGTTTCATACTTTGGGATAGAGGATATGTCAAAAGCCTTATACGATGTTGCAGATTTCTTCTCTGACTATCCTGGAGTTAGGGAAAAAGCAGAAAGTGTCGTTAGAGATGAACTAAGTAGAATAATACCTGAAATAGAAAAATATAAAAGGATATTAGCAGGGAAAAGAGCAGCAGTTTACGTTGGGGGAGCTTTTAAAGCCTTCTCTTTAATAAAAGCTTTAAAACTAATTGGAATGTCAGTTGTTATTGCTGGTTCTCAAACAGGTAATAGAGAGGATTATGAACAACTAAAAATATTATCAGATCCTGGCTGCATAATTGTTGATGATTCTAACCCTTTAGAGCTATCTGATTTTGTAATAGCGAAGAGAGCTGATCTATTTATTGGGGGAGTAAAAGAGAGACCTATAGCCTTTAAACTTGGAATTGGTTTTTGTGATCACAACCATGAGAGAAAAATAGCCTTAGCAGGATATAAGGGGATGATTAACTTTTTTAAAGAGGTTCACGACTCTGTTATGAGTCCGGTGTGGAATTTTTCACCAAGAAAATTTGGACAGTTGGGAGAAATACTATGA
- a CDS encoding HEPN domain-containing protein: MNKLVNEWLSFASKDLKTVVKLIDDPDLTNVVAFHIHQCIEKCFKAVICLKVEEVPRKHNLIKLYGTVRNYCKLDINMNTLEEISEVYIDTRYPSDMGLMPYGSLSIERAEDFQREAKYIYKQIEKFVTTESN; the protein is encoded by the coding sequence ATGAACAAGTTAGTTAACGAGTGGCTCTCTTTTGCATCCAAAGATTTAAAAACAGTAGTTAAACTTATTGATGATCCAGACCTAACAAATGTTGTAGCGTTTCATATACACCAATGCATAGAGAAATGTTTTAAAGCGGTTATCTGTCTTAAAGTAGAAGAAGTTCCTAGAAAACACAACCTTATTAAATTATACGGAACAGTAAGAAATTACTGTAAATTAGATATCAATATGAATACTTTAGAAGAGATTTCAGAGGTATATATAGATACTAGGTATCCGTCTGATATGGGATTAATGCCTTATGGCTCATTATCTATAGAAAGAGCAGAAGACTTTCAGCGAGAAGCTAAATATATCTACAAACAAATTGAGAAGTTTGTAACTACTGAATCTAATTAA
- a CDS encoding nucleotidyltransferase domain-containing protein yields MTDLKGYIPEIVESLKELDPFKIYMFGSVAKGTDNQDSDIDLAVILNIDDVPKTYDEKLKNKVSVRNSILDISMEVPIDLLVYTKEEFKILDELNKPFMTEITEKGTLIYEQVS; encoded by the coding sequence ATGACTGATTTAAAAGGTTATATTCCAGAAATAGTTGAATCTCTAAAGGAGTTAGATCCTTTTAAAATCTATATGTTTGGTTCTGTTGCGAAAGGTACAGATAACCAGGATAGCGATATAGATTTAGCCGTAATCTTAAATATTGATGATGTCCCAAAAACCTATGATGAGAAGCTTAAAAATAAGGTGTCAGTTAGAAATTCTATCCTTGATATAAGTATGGAAGTTCCAATTGATCTACTTGTTTATACAAAAGAAGAGTTCAAGATATTAGATGAATTGAATAAGCCATTTATGACTGAGATAACCGAGAAAGGAACACTTATCTATGAACAAGTTAGTTAA
- a CDS encoding DUF4826 family protein produces the protein MLSKNETFKPPTKSEEWANAEFANVLDYMCEQDVNFDGSIFLQWLAVPYISIWFARVSNNNNVKVWIIHNLEFSDHIVSSDIKTSRDAIILFSTKWISQDESNLRVRNNNRSKLKSFGSMLLNVGCDDELWKDHEYCI, from the coding sequence ATGTTAAGTAAAAATGAAACTTTTAAACCTCCTACTAAGAGTGAAGAGTGGGCAAACGCAGAGTTTGCAAATGTTTTAGACTATATGTGTGAGCAGGATGTAAATTTTGATGGTTCAATATTTTTACAATGGCTAGCTGTTCCCTACATCTCAATATGGTTTGCTAGGGTATCAAATAATAATAATGTAAAAGTATGGATTATCCATAATCTAGAGTTCTCTGATCATATTGTTAGTAGTGATATAAAAACTTCCAGAGACGCAATAATACTGTTTTCAACAAAGTGGATTTCCCAGGATGAGTCTAACCTTAGGGTGAGAAATAATAACAGATCAAAACTTAAAAGTTTTGGTTCTATGTTGTTAAATGTTGGCTGCGACGATGAATTATGGAAAGATCATGAATATTGCATTTAG